In Saccharothrix syringae, the following are encoded in one genomic region:
- a CDS encoding AMP-dependent synthetase/ligase, with the protein MITTLATRVRDRASATPDAVALRAKHLGIWREVTWSDYWERARLVGHALLALGVDPGDRVAVHAENRREWLYADVGAVAVRAITVGLYPTSPESEVAYLLSHSGARVLVAEDQEQVDKVLAVVDALPDLEHVVYLEPRGIRNRYADPRLMSWDEFLELGARHREGDPDAVERRMRAAEPEDPQTLVYTSGTTGPPKGAVLTAANVEFALTSAIRPGEGADGASPRDVTLSYLPLCHVAERVFTTWLNAAAGVRVHFAESVETVPANLREVQPTILFGVPRTWEKVLAGVTVGTSNASPLKRLTTRFWLRVADRVGAELVRNGGRHTPSTRLRYALGWVFCYRALKTRVGMRHVRYAASGAAPIAPEVLRFFMGIGVPVHEVYGMTESSGIATGNRPGRVRLGTVGEPRGDVELRIADDGEVQTRHAGVFAGYWRDEEATRRVLTDDGWLRTGDVGEWVDGTHLRITDRMKDIIITAGGKNVAPSEIENALKTSPYVKEAVVLGDRRPYLVALIGIEPDTVGHWAARRGITYTTYRDLTAKDKVRELVGGVVREVNERFARVEQVKEFRLLPKELDHADGELTATQKVKRSALAEAHGALVEDMYPGGRS; encoded by the coding sequence GTGATCACCACCCTCGCCACCCGCGTGCGCGACCGCGCGTCGGCCACCCCGGACGCCGTCGCCCTGCGCGCCAAGCACCTCGGCATCTGGCGCGAGGTCACCTGGTCGGACTACTGGGAGCGGGCGCGGCTGGTCGGCCACGCCCTGCTCGCCCTGGGCGTCGACCCCGGCGACCGGGTCGCCGTCCACGCCGAGAACCGCCGCGAGTGGCTGTACGCGGACGTCGGCGCGGTGGCCGTGCGGGCGATCACCGTCGGCCTCTACCCGACGAGCCCGGAGAGCGAGGTCGCCTACCTGCTGTCCCACTCGGGCGCCCGCGTGCTCGTCGCCGAGGACCAGGAGCAGGTCGACAAGGTGCTGGCCGTGGTGGACGCGCTGCCCGACCTGGAGCACGTCGTCTACCTGGAGCCGCGCGGCATCCGGAACCGCTACGCCGACCCCCGGCTGATGTCGTGGGACGAGTTCCTGGAGCTGGGTGCCCGGCACCGCGAGGGCGACCCGGACGCGGTCGAGCGGCGGATGCGCGCGGCCGAGCCGGAGGACCCGCAGACCCTGGTCTACACCTCCGGCACCACCGGGCCGCCCAAGGGCGCCGTGCTGACCGCGGCCAACGTCGAGTTCGCGCTCACCTCCGCCATCCGGCCGGGCGAGGGCGCCGACGGGGCGTCGCCGCGCGACGTCACCCTGTCCTACCTGCCGCTGTGCCACGTCGCCGAGCGCGTCTTCACCACCTGGCTCAACGCGGCCGCGGGCGTGCGGGTGCACTTCGCCGAGTCCGTCGAGACCGTGCCCGCCAACCTGCGCGAGGTGCAGCCGACGATCCTGTTCGGGGTGCCGCGCACCTGGGAGAAGGTGCTGGCGGGCGTCACCGTCGGCACCTCCAACGCGTCCCCGCTCAAGCGCCTGACCACGCGGTTCTGGCTGCGCGTCGCCGACCGGGTCGGCGCGGAGCTGGTGCGCAACGGCGGCCGGCACACGCCCTCGACCCGGCTGCGGTACGCCCTGGGCTGGGTGTTCTGCTACCGGGCGCTCAAGACCCGGGTCGGGATGCGGCACGTCCGCTACGCCGCGTCCGGCGCCGCGCCGATCGCGCCGGAGGTGCTGCGGTTCTTCATGGGCATCGGCGTGCCCGTGCACGAGGTGTACGGGATGACCGAGAGCAGCGGCATCGCCACCGGCAACCGGCCCGGCCGGGTCCGGCTCGGCACGGTCGGCGAGCCCCGCGGCGACGTGGAGCTGCGGATCGCCGACGACGGCGAGGTCCAGACCCGCCACGCGGGCGTGTTCGCCGGCTACTGGCGGGACGAGGAGGCCACCCGCCGGGTGCTCACCGACGACGGGTGGCTGCGCACCGGCGACGTGGGCGAGTGGGTCGACGGCACGCACCTGCGCATCACCGACCGGATGAAGGACATCATCATCACCGCGGGCGGCAAGAACGTGGCGCCGTCGGAGATCGAGAACGCGCTGAAGACCTCCCCGTACGTCAAGGAGGCCGTGGTGCTGGGCGACCGGCGCCCGTACCTGGTGGCGCTGATCGGCATCGAGCCCGACACCGTCGGCCACTGGGCCGCGCGGCGCGGCATCACCTACACCACCTACCGCGACCTGACCGCCAAGGACAAGGTGCGCGAGCTGGTGGGCGGGGTGGTGCGCGAGGTCAACGAGCGGTTCGCCCGGGTCGAGCAGGTGAAGGAGTTCCGCTTGCTGCCCAAGGAGCTCGACCACGCCGACGGCGAGCTGACCGCCACGCAGAAGGTCAAGCGCTCGGCGCTGGCCGAGGCCCACGGCGCGCTGGTGGAGGACATGTACCCCGGGGGGCGGTCTTGA
- a CDS encoding carboxylate-amine ligase, giving the protein MRQPWTVGVEQEFLLVDPESRRPVPLAESVQQHAGAVLDVQRELTPFQIEVATPVCESTDELFEQVLLGRTHLAKAAHAAGCRLMASSVPPIGTAGPPPGTDDRRYRLMEYSHRKMIGGSGVCGMHVHVGVPDRDTAVRISNALRPWLPTLLALSANSPIEQAEDTGYASWRSIVWSRWPISGPPPHLASAEEYDRVVAALEATEVLLDSGMVYWDVRPSANHPTVEVRVTDVPLTAREAVVIAELIRAFARTAAESDDAEPVDELLLRAAYWRASRDGVDGLAVDPRNGHLAPARELALELARWCAPALRDADALGTVEGHLEWLRGHGSGAARQRRAFGASPDARELVDLVVAETVDDAR; this is encoded by the coding sequence ATGAGGCAGCCGTGGACCGTCGGGGTCGAGCAGGAGTTCCTGCTCGTCGACCCCGAATCGCGCCGTCCCGTCCCGTTGGCCGAGTCGGTCCAGCAGCACGCCGGGGCGGTGCTCGACGTGCAGCGCGAGCTGACGCCGTTCCAGATCGAGGTGGCCACGCCGGTGTGCGAGTCCACCGACGAGCTGTTCGAGCAGGTCCTGCTCGGTCGCACGCACCTGGCCAAGGCCGCGCACGCGGCGGGGTGCCGGCTGATGGCGTCGTCGGTGCCGCCGATCGGCACGGCGGGTCCGCCGCCGGGCACGGACGACCGCCGCTACCGGCTGATGGAGTACTCCCACCGCAAGATGATCGGCGGCTCCGGGGTGTGCGGCATGCACGTCCACGTGGGCGTGCCGGACCGGGACACGGCGGTGCGGATCTCCAACGCGCTGCGGCCGTGGCTGCCGACGCTGCTGGCGCTGAGCGCGAACTCGCCGATCGAGCAGGCCGAGGACACCGGGTACGCGAGCTGGCGCTCGATCGTGTGGTCGCGCTGGCCGATCAGCGGTCCCCCGCCGCACCTGGCGTCGGCCGAGGAGTACGACCGGGTGGTGGCGGCGCTGGAGGCCACCGAGGTGCTGCTGGACAGCGGCATGGTCTACTGGGACGTCCGGCCGTCCGCGAACCACCCGACGGTGGAGGTGCGGGTGACCGACGTACCGCTGACCGCCCGCGAGGCCGTGGTCATCGCCGAGCTGATCAGGGCTTTCGCCCGCACCGCCGCCGAGTCGGACGACGCCGAGCCGGTGGACGAACTGCTGCTGCGCGCCGCCTACTGGCGTGCCTCGCGCGACGGCGTGGACGGGTTGGCCGTGGACCCGCGGAACGGTCACCTGGCGCCGGCGCGCGAACTGGCCCTGGAACTGGCGCGGTGGTGCGCCCCCGCGTTGCGCGACGCGGACGCGCTGGGCACCGTGGAGGGGCACCTGGAGTGGTTGCGCGGGCACGGCAGCGGCGCCGCCAGGCAGCGGCGGGCGTTCGGCGCCTCGCCCGATGCCCGTGAGCTGGTTGACCTGGTGGTGGCCGAGACGGTCGACGACGCCCGTTGA
- a CDS encoding ABC transporter substrate-binding protein — translation MATHRAVLAGLAVVALAAAACRGGDGAAPAEGRGGIKVDFGVTQEPCPDTGHADRGCIYLGTISDLTEGPFKALATSIVDAQKAFWKRVNDGGGIGGYDVDMTTHIADNKYNPQIHNQVYQEMKGDVLALTQTLGSPTTAAILPDLENTRMVSVPASWTSLWGFEEVVLESGANYCVESMNAVDYAVDDLKARSVMAVHLPGDYGDDAAAGARRAAEGRGVAFSNAVTQTGQDNQGGAIDAIVSAKPDVVILTVGPTDAAVIIGQTAARGFTGKFIGTSPTWNQGLLASPAAPAIKALYYQSAPWKSWGTDSPGHKAMREALPGVTPNDGYTSGWVWAYPLKAALEKAAANKDLTRAGVLDAVRQLDAVDYEGMLPVGAGKFNGTPDESTFRQSLIYKPDESAATGVGLVKDFFTGPTAKAFTFDKPCYT, via the coding sequence ATGGCAACGCACAGAGCGGTGCTCGCGGGCCTGGCGGTGGTGGCGCTCGCCGCCGCGGCCTGCCGCGGTGGTGACGGCGCGGCGCCCGCGGAGGGCAGGGGCGGCATCAAGGTCGACTTCGGCGTGACCCAGGAGCCGTGCCCGGACACCGGCCACGCCGACCGCGGCTGCATCTACCTCGGCACGATCTCCGACCTGACCGAGGGGCCGTTCAAGGCCCTGGCCACGTCGATCGTGGACGCGCAGAAGGCGTTCTGGAAGCGCGTGAACGACGGTGGCGGCATCGGCGGCTACGACGTGGACATGACCACCCACATCGCCGACAACAAGTACAACCCGCAGATCCACAACCAGGTCTACCAGGAGATGAAGGGCGACGTCCTGGCGCTGACCCAGACCCTGGGCTCCCCGACCACCGCGGCCATCCTGCCCGACCTGGAGAACACGCGGATGGTGAGCGTGCCGGCGTCGTGGACGTCGCTGTGGGGGTTCGAGGAGGTCGTGCTGGAGTCCGGCGCGAACTACTGCGTGGAGTCGATGAACGCGGTCGACTACGCGGTGGACGACCTCAAGGCCAGGAGCGTCATGGCCGTCCACCTGCCGGGTGATTACGGTGACGACGCCGCGGCGGGGGCCCGTCGCGCCGCGGAGGGGCGCGGCGTGGCGTTCTCCAACGCGGTCACCCAGACGGGGCAGGACAACCAGGGCGGTGCGATCGACGCGATCGTGTCGGCCAAGCCGGACGTGGTGATCCTGACGGTCGGCCCGACCGACGCGGCGGTGATCATCGGCCAGACCGCGGCCCGCGGCTTCACCGGGAAGTTCATCGGCACCTCGCCGACGTGGAACCAGGGCCTGCTGGCCAGCCCGGCGGCGCCCGCGATCAAGGCGCTGTACTACCAGTCGGCGCCGTGGAAGTCGTGGGGGACCGATTCGCCGGGGCACAAGGCGATGCGGGAGGCCCTGCCGGGGGTCACGCCGAACGACGGGTACACGTCGGGGTGGGTGTGGGCCTACCCGTTGAAGGCGGCTCTGGAGAAGGCGGCGGCGAACAAGGACTTGACGCGGGCCGGGGTGCTCGACGCGGTGCGGCAGTTGGACGCGGTGGACTACGAGGGGATGCTGCCTGTCGGGGCGGGGAAGTTCAACGGGACGCCGGACGAGTCGACGTTCCGGCAGTCGTTG
- a CDS encoding ABC transporter ATP-binding protein, which produces MLEANNLEVVYDDVMLVLRGVSLKIPEGRVVALLGANGAGKTTLLRALSGLLGVHDGKVTRGRVTLDGEPIHRAPPARIAALGVKQALEGRRILGELTVEENLRVGGHTAPRAVKRNLERMYELFPRLRERRAQSAGYLSGGEQQMLSIGRALMSEPRYLLLDEPSLGLAPLVVRQIRDLVVRINADGTTVLLVEQNATMALSIADHGYVLETGKVVMDSPAAALLADEDVREFYLGLRGEGATRSFRDVKHYKRRKRWLS; this is translated from the coding sequence GTGCTGGAGGCGAACAACCTCGAAGTGGTCTACGACGACGTGATGCTCGTGCTCCGCGGCGTCAGCCTGAAGATCCCCGAGGGGCGCGTGGTCGCCCTGCTCGGGGCGAACGGAGCCGGCAAGACCACGCTGCTCCGCGCCCTGTCCGGCCTGCTCGGCGTGCACGACGGCAAGGTCACCCGCGGCCGGGTGACGCTGGACGGCGAGCCGATCCACCGCGCACCGCCCGCCCGGATCGCCGCGCTGGGCGTGAAGCAGGCGCTGGAGGGCAGGCGCATCCTGGGCGAGCTGACCGTCGAGGAGAACCTGCGCGTCGGCGGCCACACCGCGCCGCGCGCGGTCAAGCGCAACCTGGAGCGCATGTACGAGCTGTTCCCGCGGCTGCGGGAGCGGCGCGCGCAGAGCGCCGGGTACCTGTCCGGCGGTGAGCAGCAGATGTTGTCGATCGGCCGGGCGCTCATGTCCGAGCCCCGCTACCTGCTGCTGGACGAGCCGAGCCTGGGCCTGGCCCCGCTGGTGGTCCGGCAGATCCGGGACCTGGTGGTGAGGATCAACGCCGACGGCACGACCGTGCTGCTGGTCGAGCAGAACGCGACCATGGCGCTGTCCATCGCCGACCACGGCTACGTGCTGGAGACCGGCAAGGTCGTGATGGACTCGCCCGCCGCCGCGCTGCTGGCCGACGAGGACGTGCGCGAGTTCTACCTGGGCCTGCGCGGCGAGGGCGCCACGCGCTCCTTCCGCGACGTCAAGCACTACAAGAGGCGGAAGCGGTGGTTGTCGTGA
- a CDS encoding DNA topoisomerase IB: MRLRRSDPNGPGWHRRARGRGFSYTDADGAPLDAESVERVKALVIPPAWRDVWVCPHPNGHIQAVGTDSAGRRQYLYHERWRQDRDEEKHERVLDLAPSLPAFRAEVQRELEAGGRSRRKVLAVALSVLDKGVFRVGGETYVTDNGTHGVATLLCSHVAVRRSGVDFCYPAKGGIEFTTEVEDPVLARAVRSLLRGRTGSGERLLVDEGGGEVSSDDINERFKELVGGEYSVKDLRTWHATVLAAAAFAREGVPGTKTAAKRVEAGVMREVSEHLGNTPAVARKSYVDPRVVELWRGGVVIRPKSADRETVEKAVWSLLRRKKKRKKG, encoded by the coding sequence GTGAGACTCCGGCGCAGCGACCCGAACGGCCCCGGCTGGCACCGCCGGGCGCGGGGACGCGGTTTCAGCTACACCGACGCCGACGGCGCGCCCCTCGACGCGGAGTCGGTCGAGCGGGTCAAGGCGCTCGTCATCCCGCCGGCCTGGCGCGACGTGTGGGTGTGCCCACACCCCAACGGGCACATCCAGGCGGTCGGCACCGACTCCGCCGGGCGGCGGCAGTACCTCTACCACGAGCGGTGGCGGCAGGACCGGGACGAGGAGAAGCACGAGCGGGTGCTGGACCTGGCGCCGTCGCTGCCGGCGTTCCGGGCGGAGGTCCAGCGCGAGCTGGAGGCCGGCGGCCGCTCGCGGCGCAAGGTGCTGGCGGTGGCGCTCAGCGTGCTGGACAAGGGCGTGTTCCGGGTCGGCGGCGAGACGTACGTGACGGACAACGGGACGCACGGCGTGGCGACGCTGCTGTGCTCGCACGTGGCGGTGCGGCGGTCCGGGGTGGATTTCTGCTACCCGGCCAAGGGCGGGATCGAGTTCACCACCGAGGTGGAGGACCCGGTGCTGGCGCGGGCGGTGCGGTCGCTGCTGCGGGGGCGGACCGGGAGCGGCGAGCGGCTGCTGGTCGACGAGGGCGGGGGCGAGGTCTCGTCGGACGACATCAACGAGCGGTTCAAGGAGCTGGTCGGGGGCGAGTACTCGGTGAAGGACCTGCGGACGTGGCACGCGACGGTGCTCGCGGCGGCGGCGTTCGCGCGGGAGGGGGTGCCGGGGACGAAGACCGCGGCGAAGCGGGTGGAGGCGGGGGTGATGCGGGAGGTGTCGGAGCACCTGGGGAACACGCCGGCGGTGGCCCGGAAGTCCTACGTCGACCCGCGGGTGGTGGAGCTGTGGCGGGGCGGCGTGGTGATCAGGCCGAAGTCGGCTGATCGTGAGACAGTGGAGAAGGCTGTGTGGTCGCTGTTGCGGCGGAAGAAGAAGCGGAAGAAGGGGTAG
- a CDS encoding branched-chain amino acid ABC transporter permease has product MSEFLQSLVRGLGTGSVYALLALGFVIIHKSTRVISFAQPAFMLAGAVLVAHLAPDVGFFLAVPVAAVVIAALALGVERTVLRPMIGRPAFVVAIITIGVDVVVRVVTNAFIGLDVLPVGDPWGLATVSLLGVEVQQRYLVMLATTVVVVVGLFAFFRFSRTGLAMRAVAHDQEVALAQGIRVGSVFALSWALAGGLAALAGVFVATGAGVDQQLWVVALKALPAVILGGLDSLGGAVVGGLAVGVVESLVGTYQGDVAPWLGPNFALVAPYALMLVVLLVRPHGLFGAREVERL; this is encoded by the coding sequence TTGAGCGAGTTCCTGCAGTCGCTGGTCCGGGGCCTGGGCACCGGGTCGGTCTACGCCCTGCTCGCGCTGGGCTTCGTGATCATCCACAAGTCGACGCGGGTGATCAGCTTCGCGCAGCCCGCGTTCATGCTGGCCGGCGCGGTGCTGGTCGCGCACCTCGCCCCGGACGTCGGGTTCTTCCTGGCCGTGCCGGTGGCGGCGGTGGTGATCGCGGCGCTGGCGCTGGGCGTGGAGCGGACCGTGCTGCGGCCCATGATCGGCAGGCCCGCGTTCGTGGTCGCGATCATCACCATCGGCGTGGACGTGGTGGTGCGGGTGGTGACCAACGCGTTCATCGGGCTGGACGTGCTGCCGGTGGGCGACCCGTGGGGCCTGGCCACGGTGTCGCTGCTCGGCGTGGAGGTGCAGCAGCGGTACCTGGTGATGCTCGCGACGACGGTGGTCGTGGTGGTCGGGCTGTTCGCGTTCTTCCGGTTCTCCCGCACGGGCCTGGCCATGCGGGCGGTCGCGCACGACCAGGAGGTCGCGCTGGCCCAGGGCATCCGGGTCGGGTCGGTGTTCGCGCTGTCGTGGGCGCTCGCGGGCGGCCTGGCGGCGCTGGCCGGGGTGTTCGTGGCCACCGGCGCGGGCGTGGACCAGCAGCTGTGGGTGGTGGCCCTCAAGGCGCTGCCCGCGGTCATCCTCGGCGGCCTGGACTCGCTGGGCGGCGCGGTCGTCGGCGGGCTCGCGGTCGGCGTCGTGGAGTCGCTGGTGGGCACCTACCAGGGCGACGTCGCGCCGTGGCTCGGACCGAACTTCGCGCTGGTCGCGCCGTACGCGCTGATGCTGGTCGTGCTCCTGGTGCGACCGCACGGCCTGTTCGGCGCCAGGGAGGTGGAGCGGCTGTGA
- a CDS encoding ABC transporter ATP-binding protein, producing MTRPVLEFRDVTLSFSGVTAVDGVSFHVDAGELFAIIGPNGAGKTSIFNVLSGVYRPQTGSVRFEGRDLVGVRPHRIAAMGIARTFQNIELFAHLTVVENLMLGRHNHMRYGALSAFAWVGRARREELANRAAVEEVVDLLELAPWRRMPVGLLPYGVQKRVELGRALAMEPRVLLLDEPVAGMNAEETEDMARFVLDVREELGVAIVMVEHDMGLVMDLADRVLVLDFGRPIRTGTPAEVQRDPDVVRAYLGEAHRVEEHDGGGAAGDRAGGGAAGGDGAGGDAAGEGRAAGGDAAGGERAGDRAAGDRAAGDRAAAGAAGKTSPTGGTAGGAA from the coding sequence GTGACGCGCCCGGTGCTGGAGTTCCGGGACGTGACGCTGTCCTTCAGCGGCGTCACCGCCGTGGACGGGGTCTCGTTCCACGTCGACGCGGGCGAGCTGTTCGCGATCATCGGGCCCAACGGCGCGGGCAAGACGTCGATCTTCAACGTGCTCTCCGGCGTCTACCGGCCGCAGACGGGCTCGGTGCGGTTCGAGGGGCGCGACTTGGTGGGCGTGCGGCCGCACCGGATCGCCGCGATGGGCATCGCCCGCACCTTCCAGAACATCGAGCTGTTCGCCCACCTGACCGTGGTGGAGAACCTGATGCTCGGCCGCCACAACCACATGCGCTACGGCGCGCTGTCGGCGTTCGCCTGGGTCGGCCGGGCGCGGCGCGAGGAGCTGGCCAACCGGGCGGCCGTGGAGGAGGTGGTGGACCTGCTGGAGCTGGCGCCGTGGCGGCGGATGCCGGTGGGGCTGCTGCCCTACGGCGTGCAGAAGCGGGTGGAGCTGGGGCGGGCGCTGGCCATGGAGCCGAGGGTGCTGCTGCTGGACGAGCCGGTTGCGGGCATGAACGCCGAGGAGACCGAGGACATGGCGCGGTTCGTGCTGGACGTCCGGGAGGAGCTGGGCGTCGCGATCGTCATGGTCGAGCACGACATGGGGCTGGTGATGGACCTGGCCGACCGGGTGCTGGTGCTGGACTTCGGCCGGCCGATCCGCACCGGCACGCCCGCCGAGGTGCAGCGGGACCCGGACGTGGTCCGCGCCTACCTCGGCGAGGCCCACCGCGTGGAGGAGCACGACGGGGGCGGGGCCGCGGGCGACCGGGCGGGTGGCGGTGCGGCCGGCGGGGACGGCGCCGGCGGGGACGCGGCCGGCGAAGGCAGGGCTGCCGGCGGGGACGCGGCCGGTGGGGAGCGGGCCGGTGATCGGGCTGCCGGTGATCGGGCTGCCGGTGATCGCGCCGCGGCCGGAGCGGCCGGGAAGACCAGCCCGACCGGCGGCACCGCGGGAGGTGCCGCGTGA
- a CDS encoding STAS domain-containing protein has product MPEPAATLASVRVDRPADGVVVLHVSGELDTSSADELARPLKEHLVENVRGVVVDLGGVRFLGSAGLEALVVGNQRASSLGVSLLLVATSRATLRPIQATGLDSVFTVVESLDEALGRF; this is encoded by the coding sequence GTGCCAGAACCCGCGGCGACGCTCGCTTCCGTGCGGGTCGACCGACCGGCGGACGGCGTGGTGGTGCTGCACGTGTCCGGCGAGTTGGACACCAGCAGCGCGGACGAGCTGGCCAGGCCGCTGAAGGAGCACCTGGTCGAGAACGTGCGAGGGGTGGTCGTCGACCTCGGCGGAGTGCGGTTCCTGGGCTCGGCCGGCCTGGAGGCGCTGGTCGTGGGCAACCAGCGGGCGTCCTCGCTGGGCGTGTCGCTGCTGCTCGTGGCCACGAGCCGGGCGACCCTGCGCCCCATCCAGGCGACCGGGCTGGACTCGGTCTTCACCGTGGTCGAGTCGCTCGACGAGGCACTGGGTCGGTTCTAG
- a CDS encoding SigB/SigF/SigG family RNA polymerase sigma factor, with protein sequence MNAVDYQPLFHEMAASDGLRHQELRDRLVTEHLPMARHIADRFAERGESVEDLRQVAAVGLINAVDRFDPSRGIDFLAFAVPTITGEVRRYLRDQGWAVRVPRRLKELCTAIDGARVELARRSGRTPKPSEVARYLGVPLDEVYEGLHAASAHHLLSLDEELANSGGPAADDPALEVVELQHALDPMLRGLPKRERRIVVLRFYQNMTQSQIADTVGISQMHVSRLLSRSLARLRDLLDD encoded by the coding sequence ATGAACGCTGTCGACTACCAGCCGTTGTTCCACGAGATGGCGGCGTCCGACGGGCTCCGGCACCAGGAGCTGCGCGACCGGCTGGTCACCGAGCACCTGCCGATGGCCAGGCACATCGCCGACCGGTTCGCCGAGCGCGGCGAGTCCGTGGAGGACCTGCGGCAGGTGGCCGCGGTCGGGCTGATCAACGCGGTGGACCGGTTCGACCCGTCGCGCGGGATCGACTTCCTGGCGTTCGCCGTGCCCACGATCACCGGCGAGGTGCGGCGGTACCTGCGGGACCAGGGCTGGGCGGTCCGCGTGCCGCGCAGGTTGAAGGAGCTGTGCACCGCGATCGACGGCGCCCGGGTCGAGCTGGCCCGGCGGTCGGGGCGCACGCCCAAGCCGAGCGAGGTCGCGCGGTACCTGGGCGTACCGCTGGACGAGGTGTACGAGGGCCTGCACGCGGCGTCCGCGCACCACCTGCTGTCGCTGGACGAGGAACTGGCCAACTCCGGCGGCCCGGCGGCCGACGACCCGGCGCTGGAGGTCGTGGAGCTGCAGCACGCCCTGGACCCGATGCTGCGCGGCCTGCCCAAGCGCGAGCGGCGGATCGTGGTGCTGCGGTTCTACCAGAACATGACGCAGAGCCAGATCGCCGACACGGTGGGGATCTCGCAGATGCACGTGTCGCGGTTGTTGAGCAGGTCGCTGGCGCGACTGCGCGACCTGCTCGACGATTGA
- a CDS encoding branched-chain amino acid ABC transporter permease gives MRGRPELYTSYAQDSAFLNTRPKRVGTGALVLFAALVPFLVTDDLLVLLATGFVAAIGAIGLNIVTGYAGQVSLGHAFFLAIGAYTGAALSGDPDGRVLGFGVTSLPVWLLASGLVAGLAGLLVAPLAVRLRGLYLAIVTLGLVFLGEHVFREWTSLTGGPGIGRPAAVPELFGVRLDRASALFTAPQQLYLLMLVLLVLFGVLARNLVRSRVGRAFAAVRDRDLAAAVIGVDPTRYKALAFAVSSFYAGVAGSLLFVVNGFFDPGSFGLLLSVQYIAMVLIGGAGTISGAVMGALFITLLPRITRELPGVLPFISAEPTGAVTVFQVEAVLYGLLIVVFLIVEPRGLFGIWVRVRNYWRTWPFSY, from the coding sequence GTGAGGGGTCGTCCGGAGCTTTACACGTCCTACGCGCAGGACAGCGCTTTCCTGAACACGCGGCCCAAGCGGGTCGGGACCGGCGCGCTGGTGCTGTTCGCGGCGCTGGTGCCGTTCCTGGTCACCGACGACCTGCTGGTGCTGCTGGCCACCGGGTTCGTCGCGGCCATCGGCGCGATCGGGCTCAACATCGTCACCGGGTACGCGGGGCAGGTGTCGCTGGGGCACGCGTTCTTCCTGGCCATCGGCGCCTACACCGGCGCGGCGCTGTCGGGCGACCCGGACGGCCGGGTGCTCGGGTTCGGCGTGACGTCGCTGCCGGTGTGGCTGCTCGCCTCCGGCCTGGTCGCCGGGCTGGCCGGGCTGCTGGTGGCGCCGCTGGCGGTGCGGCTGCGCGGGCTGTACCTGGCGATCGTCACGCTCGGGCTGGTGTTCCTGGGCGAGCACGTGTTCCGCGAGTGGACGTCGCTGACCGGCGGGCCGGGCATCGGGCGGCCCGCGGCGGTGCCCGAGCTGTTCGGGGTGCGGCTGGACCGGGCGTCGGCGCTGTTCACCGCGCCGCAGCAGCTCTACCTGCTGATGCTCGTGCTGCTGGTGCTGTTCGGCGTGCTCGCGCGGAACCTCGTGCGGTCGCGGGTCGGGCGGGCGTTCGCGGCGGTGCGGGACCGGGACCTCGCCGCGGCGGTCATCGGCGTCGACCCGACCCGGTACAAGGCGCTGGCGTTCGCGGTGTCCTCGTTCTACGCCGGGGTGGCGGGCTCGCTGCTGTTCGTGGTCAACGGGTTCTTCGACCCCGGCTCGTTCGGGCTGCTGCTGTCGGTGCAGTACATCGCCATGGTGCTCATCGGGGGCGCGGGCACGATCTCCGGGGCGGTCATGGGCGCCCTGTTCATCACGCTGCTGCCGCGCATCACCCGGGAGCTGCCCGGGGTGCTGCCGTTCATCAGCGCCGAGCCGACCGGCGCGGTGACCGTGTTCCAGGTCGAGGCGGTGCTCTACGGGCTGCTGATCGTGGTGTTCCTGATCGTCGAGCCGCGCGGCCTGTTCGGGATTTGGGTGCGCGTCCGCAACTACTGGCGCACCTGGCCTTTCTCGTACTGA
- a CDS encoding ATP-binding protein, producing MDGREVELRVAARPAHLSTVRVVAKAVARSTPDLAIDLVIAVDEACTALIARARAGAQLLCRFAREGDSVRFRAQVRSSAVTVPGHDSLYWRVVSSVTDAVATWVEGDGHLRVELRCRA from the coding sequence ATGGACGGCCGCGAGGTGGAACTGAGGGTGGCGGCGCGGCCAGCGCACCTGTCGACGGTCCGCGTGGTCGCGAAGGCGGTGGCCCGGTCCACGCCCGACCTCGCGATCGACCTGGTGATCGCCGTGGACGAGGCGTGCACGGCGCTCATCGCGCGCGCCCGGGCCGGTGCCCAGCTGCTGTGCCGGTTCGCCCGTGAAGGTGATTCGGTTCGGTTTCGCGCACAGGTCCGGTCATCGGCCGTCACCGTGCCCGGGCACGACTCGTTGTACTGGCGGGTCGTCAGTTCCGTGACCGACGCGGTGGCCACCTGGGTGGAGGGAGACGGCCACTTGCGGGTCGAACTGAGGTGCCGGGCATGA